Proteins from a genomic interval of Anatilimnocola floriformis:
- the cysS gene encoding cysteine--tRNA ligase, translating to MTIRVYNTLTQNKEVFETVKPGRVGIYLCGPTVYKESHIGHMVGPVIFDTIKRYLNYNGYIVTWVVNITDVDDKLIQQQHERGIPMAQIADEMVIDYLNNLAGLGVDQIDIMPKATEHMQGIIDFNQSLIKKGFAYESDGDVLFDVAKDPNYGKLNNRSIDDQQGEGGGHAGKKRNPGDFALWKSAKPGEPAWDSPWGKGRPGWHIECSAMCKAILGETFDIHGGGLDLKFPHHENELAQSQCCHGKPMVKYWMHNGLLRKAASAGKIGGKGERAAEAADDGGKVSRSKGAGGLADDIARLGGERIRFFLLSTHYRSTVMFGEEPLAETAKSLEGFYRFFERFQKVTKQRYFNLPFAATRKEGDEIDTSVPLLKTLAEQRKNFLDKMDDDFNTGGAIAELFDMLRELNKFADQKNLDRFAATAPGPEVFADADVQTLVKGTRILRELTAILGVFKTVQPKRGGGGDGVAEKVMPLLIELRANARANKDFATGDLIRNKLAEAGITLEDKKGGPTEWRIGGA from the coding sequence ATGACAATCCGCGTCTACAACACTCTGACTCAGAACAAAGAAGTCTTCGAAACCGTCAAGCCGGGCCGCGTCGGCATCTATCTGTGCGGGCCGACGGTTTACAAGGAGAGTCACATCGGCCACATGGTCGGGCCGGTGATTTTTGACACGATCAAACGCTATCTCAACTACAACGGCTACATCGTGACTTGGGTGGTGAATATCACCGATGTCGACGACAAACTGATCCAGCAGCAGCATGAGCGGGGCATTCCGATGGCCCAGATCGCCGATGAGATGGTCATCGACTATCTGAACAACCTCGCGGGCCTCGGCGTCGATCAGATCGACATCATGCCGAAGGCGACCGAGCACATGCAGGGGATCATCGACTTCAATCAGTCGCTCATCAAGAAGGGCTTTGCCTACGAGAGCGACGGCGACGTGCTGTTTGATGTCGCGAAGGATCCGAACTACGGCAAGCTGAACAACCGAAGTATCGATGATCAGCAGGGCGAAGGTGGCGGCCATGCCGGTAAGAAACGCAACCCCGGCGACTTTGCCTTGTGGAAGAGCGCCAAGCCAGGCGAACCAGCGTGGGACAGCCCGTGGGGCAAGGGTCGGCCGGGCTGGCATATCGAGTGCTCGGCCATGTGCAAAGCCATTCTCGGCGAGACGTTTGACATTCACGGCGGCGGCCTCGATCTGAAGTTTCCGCATCACGAAAACGAACTGGCCCAAAGCCAATGCTGCCACGGGAAGCCGATGGTGAAGTACTGGATGCACAACGGCCTGCTGCGGAAGGCAGCGTCGGCGGGAAAGATCGGCGGCAAGGGCGAACGCGCTGCCGAAGCGGCTGACGATGGCGGCAAGGTGAGTCGTTCGAAGGGCGCCGGCGGCCTGGCCGACGACATTGCCCGCCTCGGCGGTGAACGGATTCGCTTTTTCCTCCTCAGCACGCATTACCGCAGCACAGTCATGTTCGGCGAAGAGCCGCTGGCCGAAACCGCGAAGTCGCTCGAAGGTTTCTATCGCTTCTTCGAACGCTTTCAAAAAGTCACGAAGCAGCGCTACTTCAATCTGCCGTTCGCCGCCACACGCAAGGAAGGCGACGAGATCGATACGAGCGTGCCGCTGCTGAAGACGCTCGCCGAGCAGCGGAAGAATTTCCTCGACAAGATGGACGACGATTTCAACACCGGCGGCGCGATTGCTGAGTTGTTCGACATGCTCCGCGAACTCAACAAGTTTGCCGACCAGAAGAATCTCGACCGCTTTGCCGCGACGGCGCCCGGCCCGGAAGTTTTTGCCGATGCCGATGTGCAAACATTGGTGAAGGGAACTCGCATCCTTCGCGAGCTGACCGCCATCCTCGGTGTCTTCAAGACCGTACAACCGAAGCGTGGTGGCGGCGGCGATGGCGTGGCCGAAAAGGTCATGCCGCTGCTGATCGAGCTGCGGGCCAACGCTCGCGCAAACAAAGATTTCGCCACCGGCGACCTCATTCGCAACAAGCTCGCCGAAGCAGGGATCACGCTGGAAGACAAAAAGGGCGGCCCCACTGAATGGCGCATCGGCGGTGCGTAA
- the ispF gene encoding 2-C-methyl-D-erythritol 2,4-cyclodiphosphate synthase, with amino-acid sequence MRVGLGHDTHRLGEGGPLRLGGIAIPHDRHLIGHSDADALLHAITDAILGAACLGDIGEFFPDTAAENKGRDSADMLRLAHERVQSAGYRIGNLDCVVFAQKPKILPHREAIRARIAEILSVTIDQVGVKAKTGESVGPIGREEAISAECVCLLVPTT; translated from the coding sequence ATGCGCGTGGGCTTGGGGCACGATACGCATCGACTGGGCGAGGGTGGCCCGTTGCGGCTCGGAGGAATTGCGATTCCTCACGACCGCCACCTGATTGGCCATAGCGATGCCGATGCGCTGCTGCATGCCATCACCGATGCGATTCTCGGCGCTGCCTGCCTCGGCGATATCGGCGAATTTTTTCCCGATACGGCCGCGGAAAACAAAGGCCGCGACTCTGCCGACATGCTCCGCCTGGCGCACGAGCGCGTGCAATCGGCTGGCTACCGCATCGGCAATCTCGACTGCGTGGTCTTTGCCCAGAAACCCAAAATCCTGCCGCACCGCGAAGCCATTCGCGCGCGCATCGCCGAGATCTTGTCCGTCACGATCGATCAGGTCGGCGTGAAAGCGAAGACTGGCGAAAGCGTCGGCCCGATCGGCCGCGAAGAGGCGATCAGTGCGGAGTGTGTTTGTTTGCTGGTACCAACAACCTAA
- the ruvC gene encoding crossover junction endodeoxyribonuclease RuvC has product MSKLTPLRIVGIDPGLNITGYAVIESFGQQVKLVEAGVVRGKTKGSLAARLQEIHEGVRDVVAELKPNVMALEQLYSHYERPTTAILMGHARGVIVLAAQLAGIEVQSYAATKIKKMLTGNGRAPKSQVQQAVVQPFQLAKAPEPPDVADALAIALCHHFHRRETSLPSALLKRK; this is encoded by the coding sequence ATGAGCAAACTCACACCGCTTCGCATCGTCGGCATTGATCCGGGCCTTAACATCACTGGCTACGCCGTGATCGAAAGCTTTGGCCAACAAGTGAAGTTGGTCGAAGCGGGTGTCGTCCGCGGCAAGACGAAGGGAAGTCTTGCGGCCCGGCTGCAGGAGATTCACGAAGGTGTGCGCGACGTCGTCGCCGAGCTCAAGCCAAACGTGATGGCCCTCGAGCAACTCTATTCGCACTACGAGCGGCCGACGACGGCCATTCTGATGGGCCATGCCCGCGGCGTGATTGTGCTGGCCGCACAGCTGGCGGGCATCGAAGTGCAAAGTTACGCGGCAACGAAGATTAAGAAGATGCTAACCGGCAACGGTAGAGCTCCGAAGAGCCAGGTGCAGCAAGCCGTGGTGCAGCCCTTTCAGCTAGCCAAGGCGCCAGAACCGCCCGATGTCGCCGATGCGCTGGCGATCGCCCTCTGCCATCACTTCCACCGCCGCGAAACATCGCTACCGAGTGCGCTGCTGAAGCGGAAGTAG